One window of the Ictidomys tridecemlineatus isolate mIctTri1 chromosome 11, mIctTri1.hap1, whole genome shotgun sequence genome contains the following:
- the LOC144368360 gene encoding myomegalin-like has protein sequence MERELLDLRAQVSKQEKLLESTAERLKTANQQKENMEQFIVSQLTRTHDVLKKARTNLERKHRFHLTQSQSLLQIHHHLTSAL, from the exons ATGGAAAGGGAGCTCCTGGATCTGCGAGCCCAAGTATCGAAACAGGAGAAGCTCCTTGAGAGCACAGCTGAGCGTCTGAAGACTGCTAACCAGCAGAAGGAGAACATGGAACAGTTCATTGTCAGCCAGC tgacCAGGACACATGATGTTTTGAAGAAGGCAAGGACTAACTTGGAGCGAAAGCATCGATTCCATCTTACACAGTCACAGAGCCTGCTTCAAATACATCACCATCTGACATCAGCTCT